Proteins found in one Actinokineospora alba genomic segment:
- a CDS encoding TolB-like translocation protein has product MRDLVSRYRIAIGLVLIVVVAGLTSWYVITTARPEAGAGGQNGGVLVIDQRAGGDAVSTLDGDPEGQRTPTGLRCQRVYSAGGTTVCLRPSGVGFEAAVLDAGGKTLRSVALPGVPSRARVSASGRIVSWTVFVTGDSYAAPGGFSTRTGFLDLRSGTLVESLESFSTTVDGAPHDAVDENFWGLTVAADDTTFYATLGTGGRRWLVKGDLSARTVATVRPGPECPSLSPDGTKVAYKKAGRWVGRWELAVLDLAAGKETVLPKTEGIDDQAAWLDDSTLAYGAPSSSTGVPSVFRVAADGSSDPVLLAKDASSPVPAG; this is encoded by the coding sequence ATGAGAGACCTGGTGTCGCGGTATCGAATCGCGATCGGTTTGGTTCTGATCGTGGTCGTCGCGGGACTGACGTCGTGGTACGTGATCACCACCGCGCGCCCGGAGGCCGGCGCGGGCGGCCAGAACGGCGGCGTGTTGGTGATCGACCAGCGCGCGGGCGGCGACGCCGTATCCACTTTGGACGGAGATCCGGAGGGGCAGCGGACGCCGACCGGGCTGCGCTGCCAGCGGGTGTACTCGGCGGGCGGCACCACCGTGTGCCTGCGACCGTCCGGGGTGGGCTTCGAGGCAGCGGTCCTCGACGCGGGCGGCAAGACGCTGCGTTCGGTCGCGCTGCCGGGGGTGCCGAGCCGGGCGCGGGTGTCCGCGTCGGGGCGGATCGTGTCGTGGACGGTGTTCGTGACCGGCGATTCGTATGCGGCGCCGGGGGGATTCTCCACGCGCACCGGGTTCCTGGACCTGCGGTCGGGGACGCTGGTGGAGTCGCTGGAGAGCTTCTCGACCACTGTGGACGGTGCGCCGCACGACGCGGTGGACGAGAACTTCTGGGGCCTGACGGTCGCCGCCGACGACACCACCTTCTACGCCACGCTCGGGACCGGTGGCCGCCGGTGGCTGGTCAAGGGCGACCTGTCGGCACGCACGGTCGCGACGGTCCGGCCGGGGCCGGAGTGTCCGTCGCTGTCACCGGACGGGACGAAGGTGGCCTACAAGAAGGCGGGCCGCTGGGTCGGGCGGTGGGAGTTGGCGGTGCTGGATCTGGCCGCAGGCAAGGAGACTGTGCTGCCGAAGACCGAGGGCATCGACGACCAGGCCGCCTGGCTGGACGACTCGACCCTGGCTTACGGAGCCCCGTCGAGCTCGACGGGGGTGCCTTCGGTGTTCCGCGTGGCGGCGGACGGTTCCAGCGACCCGGTGCTGCTGGCGAAAGACGCATCCTCCCCGGTCCCGGCTGGTTGA
- the asnB gene encoding asparagine synthase (glutamine-hydrolyzing), translating into MCGIAGIRRLDGGPVDPELLAAMGATLHHRGPDDSGVWFEGSVGFAHTRLSIIDLDASVQPMESASGRQHLAFNGEILNYRQLRTELPDYPYRTKGDTETLLALYDKHGVNGTSKLRGQFAYALHDAETGELHLVRDRMGILPLYYYADDKVFAFASEIKALYPVIGSPEVDQESLHDYLAHRSVPAPFTLVKGVRKVPQGHRLTLGRDGQLRLRQYWEVPVRPARVGCGPAEAVELVAEALDEALRDALVADVPVGAYLSGGVDSSLITALIAKARDGADLHTFSAGFGDARVDEVEWARKVADIVGSKHHEVIVTAEDFRESWTKLSWHRDAPLSEPADVAVFKLAELARRDVKVVLSGEGSDELFGGYPKYRFARATRWAGLLPALPRGAVLRRLEQSLPAAGARLGVAMRAMAEPSTAERMRGWFAPFTGAERTALLGEPATRSVLGPYQRGRGDALHRMLYADSHSWLADNLLERGDRMSMAASLELRPPFMDHRVVELAFSLPSSVKVRNGVTKWVVKEVARRHLPADVVDRKKAGFRVPLDAWFRGGLRDMAHDLLTGPSSFAASVLEPGAVRRLLAEHDSGSRNEQPRLWTLLSLEVWHRGLGNSDELTGTKRSEVLR; encoded by the coding sequence ATGTGCGGAATAGCGGGGATCCGCAGGCTCGACGGCGGGCCCGTCGACCCCGAGCTGCTCGCCGCCATGGGCGCGACCCTGCACCACCGCGGCCCGGACGACAGCGGTGTCTGGTTCGAGGGATCGGTCGGCTTCGCGCACACCCGGCTCTCGATCATCGACCTGGACGCGTCCGTGCAGCCGATGGAGTCCGCGAGCGGACGTCAGCACCTCGCGTTCAACGGCGAGATCCTGAATTACCGCCAGCTGCGGACGGAGCTGCCGGACTACCCGTACCGCACCAAAGGCGACACTGAGACGTTGCTCGCGCTGTACGACAAGCACGGCGTGAACGGGACCAGCAAGCTGCGTGGGCAGTTCGCCTACGCGCTGCACGACGCCGAGACCGGCGAGCTGCACCTGGTCCGCGACCGCATGGGCATCCTGCCGCTGTACTACTACGCCGACGACAAGGTCTTCGCCTTCGCTTCGGAGATCAAGGCGCTGTACCCGGTCATCGGCAGCCCCGAGGTCGACCAGGAGAGCCTGCACGACTACCTCGCGCACCGGTCGGTCCCGGCGCCGTTCACACTGGTCAAAGGCGTGCGCAAGGTGCCGCAGGGCCACCGGCTCACCCTCGGCCGTGACGGCCAGCTCCGGCTGCGGCAGTACTGGGAGGTCCCGGTCCGGCCGGCCCGGGTGGGCTGCGGACCGGCCGAGGCGGTGGAGTTGGTCGCCGAGGCGCTGGACGAGGCCCTGCGCGACGCGCTGGTCGCCGACGTCCCGGTGGGCGCCTACCTGTCCGGCGGGGTCGACTCCAGCCTGATCACCGCGCTCATCGCGAAGGCCCGTGACGGCGCCGACCTGCACACGTTCTCCGCCGGTTTCGGCGACGCGCGGGTCGACGAGGTCGAGTGGGCGCGCAAGGTCGCGGACATCGTCGGCAGCAAGCACCACGAAGTGATCGTCACCGCCGAGGACTTCCGCGAGTCGTGGACGAAGCTGAGCTGGCACCGCGACGCGCCGCTGTCCGAACCCGCCGACGTCGCGGTGTTCAAGCTGGCCGAGCTGGCCCGCCGGGACGTGAAGGTCGTGCTGTCCGGGGAGGGCAGCGACGAGCTGTTCGGCGGCTACCCCAAGTACCGCTTCGCGCGCGCGACCCGCTGGGCCGGGCTGCTGCCCGCGTTGCCGCGCGGCGCGGTCCTGCGCAGGCTTGAGCAGTCGCTGCCCGCCGCGGGCGCCCGCCTCGGCGTCGCCATGCGGGCGATGGCCGAGCCGAGCACCGCCGAGCGGATGCGCGGCTGGTTCGCGCCGTTCACCGGGGCCGAGCGCACCGCGCTGCTCGGCGAGCCCGCCACGCGCAGCGTCCTGGGCCCGTACCAGCGCGGCCGTGGTGACGCCCTGCACCGGATGCTCTACGCCGACTCGCACTCCTGGCTCGCCGACAACCTGCTCGAACGCGGTGACCGGATGTCGATGGCCGCTTCGCTGGAATTGCGGCCGCCGTTCATGGACCATCGGGTGGTGGAACTGGCGTTCTCGCTGCCCAGCTCGGTCAAGGTCCGCAACGGCGTGACCAAGTGGGTGGTCAAGGAGGTCGCCCGCCGACACCTGCCCGCCGACGTGGTCGACCGCAAGAAAGCCGGTTTCCGGGTGCCGCTCGACGCGTGGTTCCGCGGCGGGCTGCGCGACATGGCGCACGACCTGCTGACCGGCCCGTCGTCGTTCGCGGCGAGCGTGCTGGAACCAGGGGCCGTGCGCAGGCTGCTCGCCGAGCACGACTCGGGCAGCCGAAATGAGCAACCGAGACTCTGGACGCTGCTGTCGCTGGAAGTGTGGCATCGGGGACTGGGGAACAGCGACGAGTTGACCGGCACGAAGAGATCGGAGGTACTGCGATGA
- a CDS encoding lipopolysaccharide biosynthesis protein, producing the protein MTTQDEDLGALVRKGVRWSFASTLVSRLANLISGMILARLLTPNDYGLFAVATVVLVILININDLGIEQVLVRWPGDVSKVAPTATTVIFGFSCVMFLVFFGGAGLFATALGAPEATELVQVLSVSLLINGALAVPSAILTRSFRQDLRLYADMSGFVITTGLTLALALAGVGVWSLVWGRLAGNLVNGLMHLALTPARYKPAFDPKIAKELLRNGIPLGGATLLTVLMVNLDNMVIGPILGPTTLGLYVLAFNLSSWPITLLSIPVARVSVPAFARLQHDLDAVRVAFTRSMGLLMAAAVPICGLLAIMAVPTIRLMYGEKWVGAATALVFLAVLGVARVALQLCFDLLIALGHARRTLALQAMWVVALLPALVLGASVGGVAGVGVAHMLVAVLIMVPAFLWTLGRLGIPAAGLAKAVARPFAGVLLLCVVPFLATRHLSPDLLILAVGGIGGLLLYLPVVAPMRSGLAELTSVGKKEAAGQHP; encoded by the coding sequence GTGACGACCCAGGACGAAGACCTCGGCGCCCTCGTCCGCAAGGGCGTGCGCTGGAGCTTCGCCAGCACCCTGGTGTCGCGGCTGGCCAACCTGATCTCCGGGATGATCCTGGCCCGGCTGCTCACGCCCAACGACTACGGCCTGTTCGCCGTGGCGACCGTCGTGCTCGTCATCCTGATCAACATCAACGACCTCGGCATCGAGCAGGTGCTGGTGCGCTGGCCCGGCGACGTGTCGAAGGTGGCGCCGACCGCGACCACGGTGATCTTCGGGTTCAGCTGCGTGATGTTCCTGGTCTTCTTCGGCGGCGCGGGCCTGTTCGCCACCGCGCTCGGCGCGCCGGAGGCGACCGAACTCGTCCAAGTGCTGTCGGTATCCCTGTTGATCAACGGCGCGCTGGCCGTGCCGTCGGCGATCCTGACCCGCTCGTTCCGCCAGGACCTGCGGCTCTACGCCGACATGTCCGGGTTCGTCATCACCACCGGGCTCACCCTCGCGCTCGCGCTGGCGGGCGTCGGCGTGTGGAGCCTGGTGTGGGGCAGGCTCGCGGGAAACCTGGTCAACGGTCTGATGCACCTCGCTCTCACCCCGGCCCGCTACAAGCCGGCGTTTGACCCGAAGATCGCCAAGGAACTGCTGCGCAACGGCATCCCGCTCGGCGGCGCCACGCTGCTCACCGTGCTGATGGTCAACCTCGACAACATGGTGATCGGCCCGATCCTGGGTCCGACCACGCTGGGCCTCTACGTGCTCGCGTTCAACTTGTCGAGCTGGCCGATCACCCTGCTGTCGATCCCGGTCGCCCGGGTGAGCGTCCCCGCCTTCGCCCGGCTCCAGCACGATCTCGACGCCGTGCGCGTCGCCTTCACCCGCTCGATGGGCCTGCTCATGGCCGCCGCGGTGCCGATCTGCGGCCTGCTGGCGATCATGGCGGTCCCCACGATCCGGCTGATGTACGGCGAGAAGTGGGTCGGCGCGGCCACCGCGCTGGTGTTCCTCGCCGTGCTCGGCGTCGCCCGAGTCGCCTTGCAGCTGTGCTTCGACCTGCTCATCGCGCTCGGCCACGCCCGCCGCACGCTGGCGCTGCAGGCCATGTGGGTCGTCGCGCTGCTGCCCGCCCTGGTCCTCGGGGCCTCAGTGGGCGGCGTCGCCGGAGTCGGCGTCGCGCACATGCTGGTCGCCGTGCTGATCATGGTGCCCGCGTTCCTGTGGACCCTGGGCAGGCTCGGCATCCCAGCCGCCGGCCTGGCGAAGGCGGTGGCCCGGCCGTTCGCCGGAGTCCTGCTGCTGTGCGTGGTGCCGTTCCTCGCCACCCGCCACCTGAGCCCCGACCTGCTGATCCTCGCCGTCGGTGGGATCGGCGGACTGCTGCTGTACCTGCCGGTGGTCGCTCCGATGCGGTCGGGGTTGGCCGAACTCACATCCGTCGGAAAGAAGGAAGCCGCTGGTCAGCACCCTTAA
- a CDS encoding glycosyltransferase — protein sequence MIVTYQSAQVIAGCLEALPEALLGAGESRVIVVDNASTDGTADVVAATAAKLGLDVPFVRRLGNEGFAAGVNSGIAAAPGCDVLVLNADIRLAPGSVATLRDTAAATGAGIVAPKLTDEHGVVHKSLRREPTVLRALGEAVLGGNLAGRVPVLGETVTDSSAYEGGTDADWVTGAAWLVTRDCLDHVGDLEERFLLYSEETDFMLRARARGFAVRYEPAAVAVHLGGESESSATLWSLLAANRVRLHRKRHGRIRSVLMWLAVALNEGLRAVRGAGTARHRAALRGLVGMRRWPESLDSAKGPSYLCFSAQDWWYHNRAHSDFQLMRRVAKRRKVLLVNSIGMRMPLPGRSTQFLRRILRKARSVAMLVRRPLPDVPGFHVMTPLPLPFYGKPWLRKLNAVLVRAQVRAVCAVLRMGTPVVVATIPTAWDVVEPMPRKKLLFNRSDRHSAFPEADTAAIEALEDKLLAHSDHILYVSRALQSDDRAVTGERGYFLDHGVDLQHFTPTAELPADLASIPGPRVGFFGGLDDYVVDFDLMERVAAELPDVSLVLIGDATCSMERFEKYENVHWLGFRPYEQIPAYGSGFDVAIMPWLDNDWITHANPIKLKEYLALGLPVVSTDFPEIAHYTDLVRVSTSSSEFVELIAKSLDDGGLSTPDQRRRSVLPESWDARARQLMDLAEDTPCAE from the coding sequence GTGATCGTCACCTACCAGAGCGCGCAGGTCATAGCGGGCTGCCTGGAGGCTCTTCCGGAAGCGCTGCTCGGTGCGGGCGAGTCGCGGGTGATCGTCGTGGACAACGCGTCGACGGACGGCACCGCCGACGTCGTCGCGGCCACCGCCGCCAAGCTCGGTCTCGACGTCCCGTTCGTGCGCAGGCTCGGCAACGAAGGCTTCGCCGCGGGGGTCAACTCGGGCATCGCCGCCGCCCCCGGCTGCGACGTTCTTGTTCTCAACGCCGACATCCGGCTCGCGCCGGGCTCGGTCGCCACGCTGCGCGACACGGCCGCGGCCACCGGGGCGGGCATCGTCGCCCCCAAGCTGACCGACGAGCACGGCGTCGTGCACAAGTCGCTGCGCCGCGAGCCGACCGTCCTGCGCGCGCTGGGTGAGGCCGTCCTCGGCGGGAACCTGGCGGGCCGCGTGCCCGTGCTCGGCGAGACCGTCACGGACTCCAGCGCCTACGAGGGCGGCACCGACGCCGACTGGGTCACCGGCGCCGCGTGGCTGGTCACCCGCGACTGTCTGGACCACGTGGGGGACCTGGAGGAACGCTTCCTGCTGTACTCCGAGGAAACCGACTTCATGCTGCGCGCGCGTGCACGCGGGTTCGCCGTGCGCTACGAGCCCGCCGCGGTCGCCGTGCACCTGGGCGGCGAGTCGGAGTCCTCGGCGACCCTCTGGTCGCTGCTCGCCGCGAATCGGGTCCGGCTGCACCGGAAACGCCACGGCCGGATCCGCTCGGTGCTGATGTGGTTGGCCGTCGCGCTCAATGAGGGCCTGCGCGCGGTCCGCGGCGCGGGGACTGCCCGACACCGGGCCGCACTGCGCGGCCTGGTCGGCATGCGGCGCTGGCCCGAGTCGCTCGATTCGGCCAAGGGGCCGAGCTACCTGTGCTTCTCCGCTCAGGACTGGTGGTATCACAATCGCGCGCACTCCGACTTCCAGCTGATGCGCCGGGTCGCCAAGCGGCGCAAGGTGCTTCTCGTCAACAGCATCGGCATGCGGATGCCGCTGCCCGGGCGCAGCACGCAGTTCCTGCGCCGGATCCTGCGCAAGGCCCGCAGCGTCGCGATGCTGGTGCGCCGCCCGCTGCCCGATGTGCCGGGCTTCCATGTCATGACCCCGCTGCCGCTGCCGTTCTACGGCAAGCCGTGGCTGCGCAAGCTCAACGCGGTGCTCGTGCGCGCGCAGGTCCGCGCGGTATGCGCGGTGCTGCGGATGGGCACACCGGTCGTCGTCGCGACCATCCCCACCGCGTGGGACGTCGTCGAGCCGATGCCGCGCAAGAAGCTGCTGTTCAACCGCTCCGACCGGCACTCCGCGTTCCCCGAGGCGGACACCGCGGCCATCGAGGCGCTGGAGGACAAGCTCCTCGCGCACTCCGACCACATCCTCTACGTGAGCCGCGCGCTGCAGTCCGACGACCGCGCGGTCACCGGCGAGCGGGGCTACTTCCTCGACCACGGCGTCGATCTCCAGCACTTCACCCCGACCGCCGAGCTGCCCGCGGACCTGGCGTCGATCCCCGGCCCGCGCGTCGGTTTCTTCGGCGGGCTCGATGACTACGTCGTTGACTTCGACCTGATGGAGCGGGTCGCCGCCGAGCTGCCGGACGTCTCGCTGGTGCTGATCGGCGACGCGACCTGCTCGATGGAGCGGTTCGAGAAGTACGAGAACGTGCACTGGCTCGGTTTCCGTCCCTACGAACAGATTCCGGCCTACGGCTCGGGATTCGACGTGGCGATCATGCCGTGGCTCGACAACGACTGGATCACCCACGCCAACCCGATCAAGCTCAAGGAATACCTCGCGCTCGGCCTTCCCGTGGTGAGCACGGACTTCCCCGAGATCGCGCACTACACCGACCTGGTCCGGGTTTCCACCAGCAGCTCCGAGTTCGTCGAGCTGATCGCGAAGAGCCTCGACGACGGTGGTCTGTCCACTCCGGACCAACGAAGAAGGTCTGTGCTGCCCGAGTCATGGGATGCCCGCGCCCGTCAGCTGATGGACCTCGCCGAGGACACGCCATGTGCGGAATAG
- a CDS encoding O-antigen ligase family protein, with protein MSSFLPARQERGDARGLLTVYAVLLFCLPAQLIIGPLGASGTPAGVLGMGLLLFWLVVRMRPGSGIVTGLQPARVAVGLLAIAILVSYSVGMLQPLPAPQVSGADRAMLTLMSWCGIAFVAADLLRTRKSVELLLRTIVILTGVIAVMGLLQFATGLNLAELYKIPGLEVNYTIASVTDRSSFRRVSATASHAIEYGVVLAMVFPIALHLAFYVKERRWLWWGLVALIGIASPMSVSRSATLGMFVAFIVLFAGWNGFRRMVALLVGPVFVVCLRLLIPGLVGTITGLFTGWQDDPSIQGRTDDYVVVGEFINDSPWFGRAFGTFLPEDFITLDNQYLGQIIETGFFGLTALILLFVISFASARGIRARARDEDLRHLGQALAASIAVAALAFVTFDGLGFPMISGLLFLVIGIIGALWRMARRDEIDAIEDPESADQPSVRSST; from the coding sequence GTGTCCTCCTTCCTCCCCGCCAGACAGGAGCGGGGCGACGCGCGCGGTCTGCTGACCGTCTACGCCGTCCTGCTGTTCTGCCTGCCCGCCCAGCTGATCATCGGCCCGCTGGGGGCGAGTGGCACCCCCGCCGGGGTGCTCGGCATGGGTTTGCTGCTGTTCTGGCTGGTCGTGCGGATGCGGCCGGGGTCGGGGATCGTGACCGGCCTGCAGCCCGCGCGGGTCGCGGTCGGCCTGCTGGCCATCGCGATCCTGGTGTCGTACTCGGTCGGGATGCTGCAGCCGCTGCCCGCTCCGCAGGTGTCCGGGGCCGATCGCGCGATGCTGACCCTGATGTCGTGGTGCGGCATCGCGTTCGTCGCCGCGGACCTGCTGCGCACCCGCAAGAGCGTCGAGCTGCTGCTGCGGACGATCGTCATCCTCACCGGTGTCATCGCCGTGATGGGGCTGCTGCAGTTCGCCACCGGGCTCAACCTGGCCGAGCTCTACAAGATCCCCGGCCTGGAGGTCAACTACACCATCGCCTCGGTCACCGACCGCTCCAGTTTCCGCCGGGTCTCGGCCACCGCCTCGCACGCGATCGAGTACGGCGTCGTGCTCGCGATGGTGTTCCCGATCGCGCTGCACCTGGCGTTCTACGTCAAGGAACGCCGCTGGCTGTGGTGGGGACTGGTGGCGCTGATCGGCATCGCCAGCCCGATGTCGGTGTCGCGGTCGGCCACGCTCGGCATGTTCGTCGCGTTCATCGTGCTCTTCGCGGGCTGGAACGGATTCCGGCGGATGGTCGCGCTCCTGGTCGGCCCGGTCTTCGTGGTGTGCCTGCGGCTGCTCATCCCCGGCCTGGTCGGCACGATCACCGGACTGTTCACCGGCTGGCAGGACGACCCAAGCATCCAGGGCCGCACCGACGACTACGTGGTGGTCGGCGAGTTCATCAACGACTCCCCGTGGTTCGGCCGCGCGTTCGGCACGTTCCTGCCGGAGGACTTCATCACCCTGGACAACCAATACCTCGGCCAGATCATCGAGACCGGGTTCTTCGGCCTGACCGCGTTGATCCTGCTGTTCGTCATCAGCTTCGCCTCCGCGCGCGGCATCCGGGCCCGCGCCCGCGACGAGGACCTCCGCCACCTCGGGCAGGCCCTGGCCGCCTCGATCGCGGTCGCGGCACTGGCCTTCGTCACCTTCGACGGACTCGGGTTCCCGATGATCAGCGGCCTGCTGTTCCTCGTCATCGGCATCATCGGCGCCCTGTGGCGGATGGCCCGGCGCGACGAGATCGACGCCATCGAGGACCCCGAATCCGCTGACCAGCCGAGTGTGAGGTCGTCGACATGA
- a CDS encoding right-handed parallel beta-helix repeat-containing protein, with protein MHPRTATHRGSDLPGKARRRVLAVGGSLIVAAATIACAPADATLPVEPTVSSSSPPSSTSSPVPTSSASVAPSSSASKTATGTVAPKPSASTTATTTPGLSGWPNAANTGVKATDLRRVSGTQLVNATWLKDKGIPGAGTAANPYKIEKFLIDGMLHVNVGDSVHITVSQSRIYGGDHHAVWLENGTVTIQDSTIAPESGGLSGNGIFAYDRGTFVRNNIYGFNIHMIIQGQGPYLIQDNFLHDTYFRDGDHTDVINMNPNASNGVVRHNYIDGGRMDGGYTHNGIGIYNDATPGAGTAISKNWLIEGNYIRRSNHLIFAAASPPFVVKDNVLTEFKYAPFHNALSGTTDGGGNVDANGNPVPIRG; from the coding sequence GTGCATCCCCGCACGGCCACGCACCGTGGCTCTGATTTACCCGGCAAGGCTCGTCGCCGCGTCCTGGCGGTAGGCGGATCGCTGATCGTCGCCGCGGCCACGATCGCCTGCGCTCCCGCCGACGCGACACTCCCAGTCGAACCCACCGTCTCGTCCTCCTCCCCGCCCAGCTCGACGAGCAGCCCGGTCCCCACCTCCTCCGCGTCCGTGGCGCCGAGCTCCTCGGCTTCGAAGACCGCCACCGGCACGGTCGCGCCCAAGCCGTCCGCCTCCACCACCGCGACGACCACGCCCGGCCTGTCCGGCTGGCCTAACGCCGCGAACACCGGCGTCAAGGCGACCGACCTGCGGCGCGTCAGCGGCACCCAGCTGGTCAACGCGACCTGGCTCAAGGACAAGGGCATTCCCGGCGCGGGCACCGCGGCCAACCCGTACAAGATCGAGAAGTTCCTGATCGACGGCATGCTGCACGTCAATGTCGGCGACAGCGTGCACATCACCGTCTCGCAGAGCCGCATCTACGGCGGCGACCACCACGCGGTGTGGCTGGAGAACGGCACCGTCACCATCCAGGACAGCACGATCGCACCCGAGTCCGGTGGGCTCAGCGGCAACGGCATCTTCGCCTACGACCGCGGAACCTTCGTGCGCAACAACATCTACGGGTTCAACATCCACATGATCATCCAGGGTCAGGGCCCGTACCTGATCCAGGACAACTTCCTGCACGACACGTACTTCCGCGATGGCGACCACACCGACGTCATCAACATGAACCCGAACGCCAGCAACGGCGTCGTCCGGCACAACTACATCGACGGCGGCCGGATGGACGGCGGCTACACCCACAACGGCATCGGCATCTACAACGACGCCACCCCGGGTGCGGGCACCGCGATCAGCAAGAACTGGCTGATCGAGGGGAACTACATCAGGCGCTCGAACCACCTGATCTTCGCCGCGGCGTCGCCGCCGTTCGTGGTCAAGGACAACGTGCTGACCGAGTTCAAGTACGCGCCGTTCCACAACGCCCTGTCGGGCACCACCGATGGTGGCGGCAACGTGGACGCGAACGGCAACCCGGTCCCGATCCGGGGCTGA
- a CDS encoding glycosyltransferase family 4 protein, with protein MRLGFACSWDPVPELTWSHTPWNLRAALRNRVDVVDLGVEHPAAVRTAFKAAYARRVDGRWVSMWRHSKVARRYEETLLRKASRTSDCDAVLQIQDLAVLDKPYFLLQDLSYDVLTELIDQPGGLSHFPSLTREAVRWSAERQHRVYASAAGVLAMSGWFADHLVRVSGLPPEKVHVVNPGVSTGAPDPAATRAAHARRMSGPRRRLLLVGKDFHTKAGDQVVAALEVLRRDVDPELTLTVVGPREWPLPGPVPPGVEFLGRRPVGELAALYDAHDLFVLPSRFEGFGIAFVEALSRGLPCVGRDAFAMPEIIQAGRTGDLVRGDDPADLAKVIAEVLADDDIYRHTHADAPRVAEHYTWDRAARQVAEIAAGSIG; from the coding sequence ATGAGACTGGGATTCGCCTGCAGCTGGGACCCCGTCCCGGAGCTGACCTGGTCGCACACGCCGTGGAACCTGCGCGCCGCACTGCGCAACCGGGTGGACGTGGTCGACCTCGGCGTGGAACACCCCGCGGCGGTGCGCACCGCGTTCAAGGCCGCCTACGCGCGCCGGGTGGACGGGCGGTGGGTGAGCATGTGGCGGCACTCGAAGGTGGCCCGCAGGTATGAGGAAACCTTGCTGCGCAAGGCTTCCCGCACGTCGGACTGCGACGCCGTGCTGCAGATCCAGGACCTCGCGGTGCTGGATAAGCCCTACTTCCTGCTCCAGGACCTCAGCTACGACGTCCTCACCGAGCTGATCGACCAGCCGGGCGGGCTGAGCCACTTCCCGTCGCTGACCCGCGAGGCAGTTCGCTGGTCGGCCGAGCGGCAGCACCGGGTCTACGCGTCGGCGGCGGGCGTGCTGGCGATGAGTGGCTGGTTCGCCGACCACCTCGTCCGGGTCAGCGGGCTGCCGCCGGAGAAGGTGCACGTGGTCAACCCGGGGGTGTCCACCGGCGCCCCGGATCCGGCCGCGACCCGGGCGGCGCACGCGCGGCGCATGTCCGGCCCACGACGCCGGTTGCTGTTGGTGGGCAAGGACTTCCACACCAAGGCGGGCGACCAAGTGGTGGCGGCCCTGGAGGTTTTGCGCCGCGACGTCGACCCGGAGCTCACCCTGACTGTCGTCGGCCCGCGGGAATGGCCGCTGCCCGGTCCCGTCCCACCGGGCGTGGAGTTCCTCGGCAGGCGACCGGTCGGCGAGCTGGCCGCCCTGTACGACGCGCACGACCTGTTCGTCCTGCCGTCGCGGTTCGAGGGTTTCGGGATCGCTTTCGTCGAAGCCCTTTCCCGCGGCCTGCCGTGTGTCGGCCGCGACGCCTTCGCCATGCCGGAGATCATCCAGGCGGGCCGGACCGGCGACCTGGTGCGCGGCGACGACCCCGCCGACCTGGCGAAAGTCATCGCCGAGGTCCTCGCCGACGACGACATCTACCGCCACACCCACGCCGACGCCCCGCGTGTCGCCGAGCACTACACCTGGGACCGCGCCGCGCGCCAGGTCGCCGAGATCGCCGCTGGGAGTATCGGATGA
- a CDS encoding polysaccharide deacetylase family protein → MTSLGALTSGLAQRLSPRARTKVRQATDRLLTPIGSLRAARTSERMVALTYDDGPDPDGTPEVLEALAALGIHATFFILVERAERHPDLVRRVVAEGHEIALHGIDHARLTGLPASQVHRLIADGKRRLAAVSGTDIRLFRPAYGSQSLSTFAAARRAGLEVVVWGPTVSDWVDGSAREVARRALPQLHPGAIVLLHDGFEVPEGDDTPRPTFDRGEVTRELVAALGEQGYRAGSVAEVLTTGKPWRTAWFRP, encoded by the coding sequence ATGACGTCGCTGGGAGCACTGACCTCCGGTCTGGCACAACGGCTTTCGCCGCGCGCCCGGACGAAGGTCCGCCAGGCGACCGACCGCCTCCTCACCCCCATCGGCTCCCTGCGCGCCGCCCGCACCAGCGAGCGGATGGTCGCCCTGACCTACGACGACGGACCTGACCCGGACGGCACCCCGGAGGTGCTTGAAGCCCTTGCCGCCCTGGGGATCCACGCCACCTTCTTCATCCTCGTCGAACGCGCCGAACGCCACCCCGACCTCGTGCGGCGAGTGGTCGCCGAGGGTCACGAGATCGCTTTGCACGGAATCGACCACGCACGCCTGACCGGTTTGCCCGCGTCCCAGGTGCACCGGCTCATCGCGGACGGAAAGCGCAGGCTGGCGGCGGTCAGCGGCACCGACATCCGCCTGTTCCGCCCCGCCTACGGCTCCCAGTCCCTGTCGACGTTCGCGGCGGCCCGCCGCGCGGGGCTGGAGGTCGTCGTGTGGGGCCCGACCGTGTCGGACTGGGTCGACGGCTCGGCTCGCGAGGTCGCCCGCCGCGCGCTCCCGCAGCTGCACCCGGGCGCGATCGTGTTGCTGCACGACGGTTTCGAGGTCCCGGAGGGCGACGACACGCCTCGGCCGACGTTCGACCGGGGCGAGGTCACCAGGGAACTGGTCGCGGCTTTGGGCGAACAGGGCTACCGGGCGGGCTCAGTCGCCGAGGTCCTCACGACCGGCAAACCCTGGCGAACAGCCTGGTTCCGCCCGTAG